A section of the Rhipicephalus sanguineus isolate Rsan-2018 chromosome 11, BIME_Rsan_1.4, whole genome shotgun sequence genome encodes:
- the LOC119373479 gene encoding AB hydrolase superfamily protein YfhM, giving the protein MVSPWVANIIIAAVASSMWIWMQTYVKVQVALHGQSILIPKNRTEPPDLTNDTYGRHAYSNLTNITMHYVTKGCEDVRADRPMLLMLHGFLDFWFIWNRQIATLGEQFCVVAPDLRGYGLTTKPKNPEDYLMTKLIDDLKELIDQLNVIMKRDIVLVGHDWGGMIAFCFATMHEKLLEGLVVINGVHPMAFYKQLYQSEEQIKKSWFIEPFKRPDIPEKYIIMKDFALFDQMHKGFTSDEEEAHKYMFSKNGSLTAALNYYRAFVHDKDQLRKLPYRKINVTTIILWAEKDDFLTKPIAKYNQEWLKTSKIVYYTKAGHWVLRQCPDEVNEHISNFAMDEWQDVVVEERSLTSLGRRHRAPKSKENPCSVFMEGVKKRRRPSFGFLPMYGFIPEFL; this is encoded by the exons ATGGTGTCTCCATGGGTCGCCAATATAATCATCGCTGCAGTCGCATCTAGCATGTGGATCTGGATGCAAACTTACGTGAAGGTTCAAGTTGCTTTACACGGACAGTCAATACTTATTCCTAAAAACCGGACAGAACCACCCGACCTAACGAACGACACGTATGGAAGGCATGCATACTCGAATCTCACC AACATCACAATGCATTACGTGACCAAAGGTTGCGAAGACGTACGGGCAGACCGTCCTATGCTTCTGATGCTGCATGGATTCTTGGACTTCTGGTTCATTTGGAACAGACAGATAGCTACTCTCGGGGAGCAATTCTG CGTTGTAGCACCAGATTTGCGTGGCTACGGTCTTACTACGAAGCCTAAAAATCCTGAAGACTACCTGATGACAAAGCTTATCGATGACCTAAAGGAACTTATCGATCAGCTCA ATGTTATCATGAAAAGGGACATTGTCCTTGTCGGACACGACTGGGGGGGAATGATTGCCTTTTGTTTCGCAACGATGCATGAAAAGTTATTAGAAGGTCTCGTTGTCATCAACGGAGTGCATCCAATGGCCTTCTATAAGCAGCTTTATCAAAGTGAGGAGCAAATAAAGAAGAGCTG GTTCATAGAGCCATTTAAGCGCCCTGACATCCCTGAGAAGTACATCATCATGAAGGACTTCGCGCTCTTCGACCAGATGCACAAGGGGTTCACCTCGGATGAGGAAGAGGCCCACAAGTATATGTTTTCGAAGAACG GCTCCCTGACTGCAGCCCTGAACTACTACCGCGCCTTTGTGCACGACAAAGACCAACTGAGGAAACTGCCGTACCGCAAGATCAACGTCACCACAATTATCCTTTGGGCCGAGAAAGACGACTTTCTCACGAAGCCCATTGCAAAGTACAACCAAGAGTGGCTCAAGACTTCAAAGATAGTGTACTACACGAAGGCCGGACATTGGGTGCTACGGCAGTGCCCCGATGAGGTGAACGAGCACATTAGCAACTTCGCAATGGACGAATGGCAGGATGTAGTGGTGGAGGAGAGGAGTCTAACGAGTCTAGGGAGGCGTCATAGGGCCCCGAAATCAAAGGAAAATCCATGTTCGGTGTTTATGGAAGGGGTCAAGAAGCGAAGGAGACCTTCGTTTGGCTTCCTCCCAATGTACGGATTCATTCCGGAATTCTTGTAG